GCTTGctgtttttttttgaaaaggaaTTGCTTGCTCTCCCCTGTTTGGTTTGAGCCCAGCACCTGCGCACAGTGGTCATGCTCATCGATGAACACTGTCTGACCCTGATCCTGATGGTGGCGCACCCGCCAGCGTGCGTTCCGCTGTGGTTCCTGCTCCTGCAGGGCCACGGGAACCACAGCTGACTGCCTGGCTGTTACTGTACGTCGCCAGACTTTGTTGCCAGATGAGCAGCAGGTACCTACTACTGTACGTAACGTGCGCCGTGCTGCTGTGACAGAATACTCGAATTCGTGTCGTGAATAATGCACGTACATCATTGCACAATACCAACATCAACAGACGCAAGGCTGGAAGCACAAGCGAAGTGAGCGAGTCGAATTGGGACAAGGAACAAACGCCACCAGATAAGATGAACGACAAGGGGCAACAACTATCTTTCGAAGTGTCTCTTCCATACCTGCCTGCTCCCTAATCATGCTTGGTTCTGGTTGGGCTACATGCCGAGCAAACAGCCAATTTGGCAGATACGTCCTCGTATATCCACAAGCTACTTCGTACGGAGTTCCTGATTCTGTTGGAGAACAATGATGCACCGTCGGATGCTACGGGTACATGATAGTGGTTAGTGACTCATGTCCAACCTCCGTCGCCAACAGAACAATTGTACATGTAATCTGTTCAGCAGCGCGTGGAAATAGCAAGCCAACCAAACGTGTCTGTACTTGGCACCTGCACCGACGTAGGCAGTGACGGACTGAATTCAGAAGCTCTCCGGCATTCAGCCCATGGAAGACTTTGCAATCAGCACACTGATGACTGAAAGGCTTGGACAAGCTAATCACCGGCAGGTGACACAGAGAGAACTCTGAATGCTCTTTATTAGGGCTACAACGGAGGAAGGTGCACCGACAGTAGGTCCAGAGTTGTACATCTAAAAGAGCCAGCAAACCTTCAAGGAAGCTTCAGATGGTACAAAATTCACAAGCTACTAAACAAAATTGGTTTACACCTTGTCTTGTAGGTAAGCCGAGTAGAAAGTGCCCAAGGCACCAAGAGAAAGGGCGAGGAGAAGGCCAGACGGCACCAGTTTGCGGCTATTGTACAACCTGATACCTGGAAGTCAGAAGCAAGTCAGGAGGGGTTGGATGGTTTGACTTCTCTGTATCACATCTGAGTTTCACGAGAGCAATAAAGCGCGAGAAAGGTGAAACATACCAAACACGCAGGCAAATAGAAAGGCAGATCCAAATCCAACAGCGTCACCCGCTGCCTTCGTCTCAGGTGACTGCATCAGATAATAGGTCTGCAAAAAAAGATGTTAACCATATGATCTCGCTAAAATTAGTTATGAAATTCCATGAACATCTGCTTGCAAATAGAAAACAGTGGGGCTATTAATTCTGAGATTCTCAATCACATAAATAAGCTCATGGTTTCAGTAGTTAGCATAGAATTGGATATGTGAAAAAAGCACAAGAGTATATTTTTCATACACATCTCAGTCATAATTTACTGTTTTTTCAGTCTTTAATCCAGAACTAGGGTAGGAAAGACTCCACCAAGCAAACAATGTGCATGAATGCAGGATTTAGAACTGGAAAAAATGATGGAAACTGCCAACGAATCCGACTCAATATCCCAATTTCATGTAGTAGTAGCAATGTAGCATTGCAAATGGAATGATGAATAGTTCATCGAAAAGTGATTCCAAGACCTTTTCTTTTATGAATTCCATCCCATATATCCACAAGCATCAGAGTCCTAATCTGTATCAAACATGGAATTTTGAACTTGGCAGCGCATTTCTACAGGAATTCTGGCTACTGTTCCACAGGAATGATATGCCCTCTAGAAACCTGTCTATTGTTAAGATTCTGTGTAGTTCTTTctaagaagaagaaaaaaagtaGTCTCATTATTCCTCTTTCCATGATCAATTTGGTGGGTGTTGGAAATTGAATGATGATGATAGTTCATTGCAAAGTAACGATTCCCAAGACATTTTACGAATTCCATCCCAAGCATCAGTCATAATTTATATCAACAAAGGAATTTTGAACTTGGAACACATTAAACAGGTATCCTGGTTAGTGGTTACTGTTCCACAGGAAGATTGCCGTCTGGAAAATTGCCTACTGTTAAGATTGGGCACATTTCTTTTATAATCTCTTCCTAAGAATATAAGCAGGGTCATTATTCCTCGTGCCATAacaaggaaaaaaaaggaaaattgTTCTAGTTATGTTCATTTGAGTAGTCATTGTTATGTCATTAGATTTCCTAAATCCATATGCTCTAACAGACTGCCTACAATACATTAGTACCAGTGATGGAATTAACCACTTCCCGCAAATGAAAAGTGGAAAGCAAGACAAGCTAACCATTTGCTACCCTCAGAATAAACTAGAGGGCTCGGAAGTCCTCTGCCACACCTAGCAATTAGATACTGCCGAGGACTTGAGCAACAATGCCGTCAACCGACGACTTCAAACACCAGCAGTGCTCCCAACCAACCAAGAATCAAAAATCCTGTCTGCAATTTGGTCTAAGAATAATTGTCATAGCCGATCCAGCATAGCCGTTCTAGCAGGAATCATGACACAATGACAGGGCATTTGATATGTAATCTACAAAGTAGACTCTTCTAAACAAATGAAAAGGCAATGTTGGGTAAATCTAGAGAGCAATCGAGGTCCACTCACAATGCCCATAAGTGCAGATCCAGCCAGCCCTCCGTAGATGGAGCCTTTACTCCCCGACCTCGCATCTGAACAGCTCAGTGGTCAAAGAATAAAGTCAAAAATCAATCCGACAGGCCAGAGCAGGCACACTAGCGAGGCGACCGCGTACATGCGAAGGCGCCGCCGCCCAGGAGGAGCACGccgtaggcggcggcggcggccggggcgagCTCGGACACCGCGTCGCAGCGGagcagggcgcggcggcgggggcgaagGCGCAGGCGGGCAACGGGGGCACGGGGCGGCGGCCTGGGAATCGAAGGGAGCGTGGCGGAgagggtggtggaggtggtcgtCAGCGCCGTCATTTTCCCTGAAGCGCGGCTGCGCAGGCTCGCAGGTTCCGGCGGTCGCCGTCCGTGGCCTGAGTCCGGGACGTGTGGTGTGCAGCTGCCGCCTGCCTATCCGGTAGTGTATCTCAGAAGGCCGAGATGTCAGCGAGCGTAGTTTGAGAAGCGCTCTGCTTCGGCCTTTGCGCTGGGAGAAGGAAAGCCGGAAAGGTCCTTTCTTTTCTCTTGTTTTTGTTGCGGTGCACGTTTAGTCGAGCGGTTCTGCACGGTCCAGTGCAGGTCCAACAGAGCCTGGCAGGGCTCTTCTTGGATTAGGATTTTGCTCTGGTATGCATGTTCACTTGGACTCTAAAGGTACTGAGCTGGTAAATTTTGTTCCCCACCCTGCACCGCTGCACGTTAGGTCGTTAGCTATAAATCCTACATCATTACCCGTAGGCCGTAGCTTCTCGTGTCATTGCATCATCAGACCGAGGATTTTCGCTACAAATCTCCTGCCTACGAATGAGAAGTTGATAACTTCGTGGCAAAGGAGGCAGAGTGCTAGAAACATTTGCGCATGTGATCGATTTGTTTGAATATGTGATTGATCTTTATCTATAAAATGTGATTACTGGTTCAATATGTCCCTTCTAAACGGGCCTATTTTGAAAGAGGCTACCACTTCCGAACAGTTTTGTTCCTCGTTGAGTATCAAATATGTAATcacatactcaatcttgcttctTTACGTTCACTCACTCAATTCTTAATACTTTATCTGCTAAGGCGCAAGATGAGTGGTAAAGAAAATATTGGCTCCAAGTATAGGATATGTGGCAATCGTGATTACGATTTTCTGCCCACCTCTAAAAAATTATGTTCTAGTTTAATTAAAGTGGTGTTCACTCGTGTTGTATACAAGAACTTAGGAATTTGAACTAATACGTAGTAGACATGAACATGTGCTAGGCGTCAAAAAAGCATGCGTTATTATTGACCTAATGCTTGGAACACAAAAACTGGAAAAAAAAAGTCCAAAGCCAAAGTCTATGAGTATTTGTCCATGGACCACCTCGTGCGCAACTTTCAAAACTTTGACCTATcgaaaaaaaaaactttcaAAACTTTGAAGGCTGACCCGCAGATAAGATCGAGAATCGCACTTTATTTTACCTTTTGTTGTTGGGAAATGTTGATTAACCATGAGAGCGTTCATGTGACTATCTATTCAAGGATCAGCTATGATCTCATTCCTACACCGAGTACGCACCAAATGCTTACGCACTAGACTTCTAGTACTCATGATTTGATTACCCAGAGGTGATTGGTTTGAGATATCAAAGAGAGATAAGGCATAAAGTTACACTCACAAGTTCATTATCAAGCAATGTTATATTTCTATTCATTCTTATTTTTACTTCCTTCTAGAGTCTGCATGTTAATCCTCACAAGACATGCTAAAAGAGTAGAAAAGTTCTAGAGATTCACCCCCCAAAAAAGCAAAACAATCAGCCATCGAGTTTGTAGGCTTGACACAAGTATGGATCATAATTTACTTCTAAATTATCCACCTCTGTAACAAAGTAACCTAAAACAACCACCTAAATCTGCATCCGATTTATTACCCATCTTTAATTTGCTATTTTGAAAAGTAACTTAAAGTAACCGATAGATCTGCATAAAAACTACACACATTAAtgttataaaaaaaataaattaacacataaattTGCAGCTAAATTACACATAAACAccattataaaaaaataaagtAATCTAACCTAACCCCCTAAAAGCACTACTAGAAATTTTGGCTTTTGCAACGCTAGAAAATTGTAGCAATAGGGGCGAAATCGTTGCAATATGTATCAATTGCCACAACATGATGGTCGTTGGCACCCGTGGCAAATAGTTGCGTGGTTAAAACTTTGGGCCacatttttttattttgttgcAATAAATATGGTTTTTGCCACGCAATGATGCGTTGCATTTGATACATTTTGCAATGACAGAAGTCGAGGCAATAGTAGGTTTTGTCCACGGATTTATGCGTTGCAATTGTAGGTTTTGCAATGACCAAAGTCGAGGCAATATTATTTATTTCCACCTATTTATGTGTTGCATTAGCCATTTCTCGCAATGGTCAACAACGTGGCCATTGGTTCTATTACCACGACCATCATTGTTGTATTGAAACATTAGATTTAGTTGCAAAAGGCTCTACTGCTACGATAAGATGTTGTGGCAACATGTTCTTTTATCTGCCACGTAATTATTTGGTGGCAAAAGTTTATATTGCCTCGTAAAGATTTTGTGGCAATTGCATAATTTGCCACCAAAATTATTTGTGGCAATTGTGCGCATGTTGCCTCCAAATTATTTCGTTGTAATTGGTTATATTGCCTCATAATTATTTTGTTGCAATTGGGTATATTGCCATGCATAAGAATTCATGGGGATTGGCTCTATTGCGTGGCAAATAGTGTATTGCACTAACCCCGTTTGCCTTGCAAATATATCATTGCAAATGTCTCTATTATTGCAATGCTAATATTCCGTGGAAATAAGCTCTAAGGCCACTCAAAGATTTCGTTGTAATATGGGTGGTAATGCAATatattatataaaaatatttaTTGCAATGATAAAAATAATGAATCATATGCATGCCATAAAGCTTTCAAAGTATTTGAAAAAGAGTAAGCACTGATTCATCGTAGCACGTGACAATCCATATGTAAATGTTTGTATATTCAGGTAACAGGGGCAATATTCTAGAAGAATGTTATGGAAACTCAACAATATCTTCAATTGTGTTGGTTCTGATATTGTTTTCTTGGTTCATTTGAGCACGCATGTCCTAAGTCAGACCTCTCCACGTTAGATTTTATCCTCCTGTTGAAATGAGATTGAACTAAAGTAAGATAGTGTACATTATTGAACTCTACcacagaacaagataattaacACATGAAGAGCAGAGCAACAGGATCAATATATCCATGTAAAACAATTTCGAAGCAGAATTGATAAGATGGTATTCACTTCTTTTCCAATCCTAACAAAAAAACTACATGAGTGCGAGATTCCACATCATATTTGAGTCTAAAGTGAAAAGGCAAGCATATATAATATCATACAAGATTAACATGCATAGAAATAAAGTCCAAATAAGATTTTTCCAACTTGTTTGTACTGTTACCAAGTCATTCCTTGTCCGTGAACGAGTTTTAGTAGCAGAAGCCCTCAGATGTAGTGGAGAAATAAAAGTATTCGTATTGTTAGTTTGGAAAAGGCTTCGGTTAACAGCAGATGCCCGAGTGTTGCGGCCTTTGTCACCGATTGCTGGCCCATTTGCCATTTCTGGGTGGAGGATGCTGTGTGGGTTAGTCTGCATATAAAAATTAAGGATCAAAGTTAAGAATCATATACAATGTACAAATTGTTCATGAATGTAAGCAAATATGGAAGTTATTACCTGCTCAATTCTTCTTTTTTCTGGTCAGCTAGCATAGAAAGCATTTCTTGCCTAAGTTCTTCTCTAAGTGCTTCTTTAAATACCTctctcttcttctcctcctcctgttGAATCTGCCGCTTACTTTCTTCAATGATCATTTCCCTTTCAGCTTCTAGATTTGCAACTTTCTCTTTTAACTTTTCTACCTCTGCTTGGACCTTAATATTTTTTTGTTCAGCTGCAGCTGAAGCACGTGCTTGCTCTTCCAATTTAGCAGCCATCAGTTGACTCCTTGTTGGAACTTTTGCCATGTATTCATAACCATGAATTTTGGATGTTTTGCAACCTGTGCTTTTCTTGTAAGTGGACTGAAAAACAATGTCTTCCTCTTCTGGTGTAAGGAAGGCTCTTTCGGAGCCACATTCTTTTTCTGCAATTTTTTCTGCAGCATGATATTAAGTGTAGTATGAAAATTGTATTAACGTACAGATAAGTACTGTAGTACAGGATTCTGAATCAGTATTGAAAAATCAGTACTCACATAGACATCCTTAGATGCACTGTTTGACCATTCACCATTCTTCGTGTGAGTTTTCATCCAAAGAGATATATCGTTTGGCTCTTCTCCAGTTTCTGCGTCTCTCTAAGATGACAAGAATGCATCATATGCATTTTTCATCattgaagaaaagaagaaatgattTTATGATATTATTACCTGCTCATAGCTATATTGTGAGAATGGTTTGGATCCCATCAGATGCTTTGTCTTTTGTTCCTTGCGGTTTTTGGAGTTCTGGCTGCTAACTTTCTGCAAAAAAGTCAGTACAAATTGAATTGCATGGGCAGCGAACGAATACAGTTAGCAAGTGCAATTGGGAAAACAAAGCCATATCTAAAGAACCTGGAATGCTTCAGTTCCAAAATACAAGATCAAGTAGTGCCACTCAACAATATCTACATCTTCAGGCTTGTTTGCCATTCTATCACAATAACTATCGTATGCTCTATATGTAGAACTGAGTGTTGACCGCCATCCCTTGTACCGTTCTTTGGCAATGTCCCATATCTTTTCCTTTGTATTTTCAGTATTTAGTAGGTCCCACCTATTCTGTTGGAAGATAGAACACAAAGAAAACATGAGCTCTTTGGTAATTACAAAGTTTTGATGGTTACAAAACAAAGATTGATTGTACTTACAAGTACGTCGGATGCTATAGAATTTTTAACATTTTCCTTTATTTCTTTCCACCTTTTCACTCCAATAAGTGGTGCCCTTTTCCTTGTAAACATTACCACTTCATCCACAAATGAGCGGGTGTTTGGACCGATGGGACCACCGAGCCTTGCTGAAAATTCAATTTGCAGCTTCTGGGAGCCACCCTTTATCCTCTTGTGGGCAGCCGATAATCCTTTTAGGGTACCACGTCCAACTTTCTTGGGACCTTGAGAAGCTCCTGAAAGGAAACCATGAATATTTAATTAATTGAACACATTGTGCAGATATGAACAAATAATATTAATTTTGTGATGCAAAACACACCATTTTGCTTAGGCTTTTGACGCCTAGCATGGGATGGGAAGTCTGTTGGAGGTGTTGGGCTACTATCATGACTTTCTTGTTCATCATTCGTATGCTGATCCAAAAATGTTACTGCATCAGAGGTAACCATCAGCAAGGTATGTAAGAGTAGCAAAGTTGAGAATATCTGAATTTTCGGTGGATGAAAGTAAATTACAAATTATTGGAAGATCTCCTTGCAGCCTCAACCATTCCTTATATGTTTTGATCGTCCCATCCCTATAGTCATCATGGAATTCTACAAGTCATCATGGATATATCAGTGAAGTGGATAATGAAAAAATTTGGCTATATTTATATGTTGGGTGCAACACTTTAACTAACCCGTGTTTGGTTCAT
The sequence above is drawn from the Panicum hallii strain FIL2 chromosome 7, PHallii_v3.1, whole genome shotgun sequence genome and encodes:
- the LOC112900158 gene encoding protein FATTY ACID EXPORT 4, chloroplastic; the protein is MTALTTTSTTLSATLPSIPRPPPRAPVARLRLRPRRRALLRCDAVSELAPAAAAAYGVLLLGGGAFAYARSGSKGSIYGGLAGSALMGITYYLMQSPETKAAGDAVGFGSAFLFACVFGIRLYNSRKLVPSGLLLALSLGALGTFYSAYLQDKV
- the LOC112900813 gene encoding uncharacterized protein LOC112900813 — translated: MAVLTTVVGVVAAVASMVSMVAVLATVVGMVATVVMVGMVAVLTMTGEMWTLAFQCKGAPREKEFITVNIDRADISFYNLLCMKSKFGYAGASQGPKKVGRGTLKGLSAAHKRIKGGSQKLQIEFSARLGGPIGPNTRSFVDEVVMFTRKRAPLIGVKRWKEIKENVKNSIASDVLNRWDLLNTENTKEKIWDIAKERYKGWRSTLSSTYRAYDSYCDRMANKPEDVDIVEWHYLILYFGTEAFQKVSSQNSKNRKEQKTKHLMGSKPFSQYSYEQRDAETGEEPNDISLWMKTHTKNGEWSNSASKDVYVKKIAEKECGSERAFLTPEEEDIVFQSTYKKSTGCKTSKIHGYEYMAKVPTRSQLMAAKLEEQARASAAAEQKNIKVQAEVEKLKEKVANLEAEREMIIEESKRQIQQEEEKKREVFKEALREELRQEMLSMLADQKKEELSR